A genome region from Bufo gargarizans isolate SCDJY-AF-19 chromosome 2, ASM1485885v1, whole genome shotgun sequence includes the following:
- the LOC122928290 gene encoding LOW QUALITY PROTEIN: protocadherin gamma-C5-like (The sequence of the model RefSeq protein was modified relative to this genomic sequence to represent the inferred CDS: deleted 3 bases in 2 codons), protein MDIRGFFQCWKWQVVCSFLLCSWGWVSGQLRYSVVEESDPGTLVGNVAQDLGIKRAEISQRRIHLRSEKYQKYFSVNQVNGGLAVKDRIDRESLCGSSPRCLLQLEVVAENPMELFSLEIEILDINDNSPTFSSHNRVIKVTEVFAGPGARFALEIAEDLDVGVNGVSQYTLNANPYFSLSVKTHKDGTLIPQLILEKVLDREEKQEHNLILTAIDGGEPARSGTCRITVVVLDINDNPPVFNQSVYKVSIRENLPLKTVILTLNATDQDDGANGEIQFSYDDHTYKSAKRLFALNEQNGEIYINGMVNFEELNFYELSVKAEDKGSPILEGNCIVHVEVEDVNDNPPDITFSTVNNNIPENVPIGTVVGFIDIKDDDSGKNGEIRLNITPNVPFKIRSNQNRYALVTDGNLDREETSQYTIELTASDLGSPPLYSKTSVTLSVSDINDNAPVFTQSTYNAFINENSDPGTLLCIVSATDLDEGVNSDLVYSIVESLIDGSSVSSFVYIHSNDGNIYAQRSFDYEQIQVLQLTIKVEDSGSPQLSSTVLVFVFILDTNDNAPALLYPEHSEDLIVQERIPKSTSAGYLVTKLSAVDLDSGHNAWLVFTLIDPINYSWFQVSKHTGEVRTFRGLQETENMEQQLVISISDQGNPPLSTTVTVVVTTADEFIEERPKSGDFLKNSKPPSDMTLYLIISLVAISLVSLVTFMILLLRCLRKNSYDYSSSCCFLGGSQSKAFTDQYQPALYLNTWDIKIYGGQDGSSRMPGAELPNSFTSSPRSTRFQYCAAFKFSPVKGYLSRSLI, encoded by the exons ATGgacatcagaggcttttttcagtgCTGGAAATGGCAAGTAGTCTGCTCCTTTCTCCTGTGTAGCTGGGGCTGGGTCTCTGGGCAGCTTCGTTATTCTGTTGTTGAGGAGTCTGATCCAGGGACATTGGTGGGAAATGTAGCTCAGGATCTGGGGATAAAACGTGCAGAGATCTCTCAGCGCAGGATACATCTGAGATCTGAAAAATACCAAAAATATTTCAGTGTAAATCAGGTAAATGGAGGGTTGGCTGTGAAGGACAGGATTGATAGGGAGAGCCTGTGTGGATCCAGTCCCCGCTGTTTACTGCAATTAGAGGTTGTGGCTGAGAATCCTATGGAGCTTTTCAGTCTAGAAATTGAGATTTTGGATATTAATGATAATTCTCCAACATTCTCATCTCATAATCGCGTTATAAAGGTTACAGAAGTATTTGCAGGTCCTGGTGCTCGATTTGCCTTAGAAATTGCAGAGGATTTAGATGTTGGTGTGAATGGTGTCAGTCAGTATACATTGAATGCAAATCCTTATTTCTCACTATCTGTGAAGACTCATAAAGATGGAACACTCATCCCTCAGCTCATACTAGAAAAGGTTTTAGATAGAGAAGAAAAACAAGAACATAAC TTGATTCTCACAGCTATTGATGGAGGAGAACCAGCCAGATCAGGGACCTGCAGGATAACAGTAGTTGTATTAGATATTAATGATAATCCTCCAGTCTTTAATCAGTCAGTTTATAAAGTCAGTATCAGGGAAAATCTGCCATTGAAAACTGTCATATTAACATTGAATGCAACCGATCAAGACGATGGAGCAAATGGGGAGATTCAGTTTTCATATGATGACCACACATATAAATCTGCCAAACGGTTATTTGCTTTAAATGAACAAAATGGTGAGATTTACATTAACGGAATGGTGAATTTTGAAGAGTTAAATTTTTATGAGTTATCTGTTAAAGCAGAAGACAAAGGATCTCCCATATTAGAGGGGAACTGCATAGTGCATGTGGAGGTGGAAGATGTCAATGATAATCCTCCTGATATTACATTCTCTACAGTAAATAATAATATCCCAGAAAATGTCCCAATTGGAACAGTTGTTGGGTTTATAGATATAAAAGATGATGATTCTGGAAAAAATGGAGAAATACGATTAAACATAACACCAAATGTGCCTTTTAAGATAAGATCCAACCAGAACCGTTATGCATTGGTGACAGATGGGAATCTGGATAGAGAGGAAACCTCCCAATACACTATAGAGCTGACAGCCTCTGATTTAGGGTCTCCTCCTCTATACAGTAAAACCAGCGTCACCCTCAGTGTGTCAGATATTAATGATAATGCTCCAGTCTTCACACAATCCACCTATAATGCTTTCATTAATGAGAACAGTGACCCTGGGACTCTTCTATGTATAGTATCTGCTACTGACCTAGATGAGGGGGTTAATTCTGACCTGGTTTACTCCATAGTGGAAAGTCTGATTGATGGCTCCTCTGTATCCTCCTTTGTCTACATTCATTCCAATGATGGAAATATATATGCTCAGCGTTCCTTTGACTATGAGCAGATCCAGGTTTTACAACTCACCATAAAGGTAGAAGACTCTGGATCTCCACAGTTATCATCTACTGTCCTTGTCTTTGTCTTTATTCTGGATACGAATGACAATGCCCCAGCTCTGCTGTATCCTGAGCACTCTGAAGACCTCATTGTCCAAGAGAGGATTCCAAAGTCTACAAGTGCAGGCTATCTGGTGACAAAACTGTCTGCAGTGGATCTGGACTCTGGTCACAATGCCTGGTTGGTGTTTACTCTCATTGACCCCATTAATTATTCATGGTTTCAAGTGTCTAAACACACAGGAGAGGTCAGAACTTTTAGAGGATTACAGGAAACTGAGAACATGGAGCAACAACTTGTCATTTCTATCAGTGATCAGGGGAATCCTCCATTATCCACCACAGTGACTGTTGTTGTCACTACAGCAGATGAGTTTATAGAGGAAAGACCAAAATCTGGGGACTTCCTGAAAAATTCCAAACCCCCATCAGATATGACTCTGTATTTAATAATTTCCCTAGTGGCCATAAGTTTAGTGTCACTTGTTACCTTCATGATATTATTGTTGAGGTGTCTAAGGAAGAACAGCTATGATTATAGCAGTAGTTGCTGTTTTCTTGGTGGATCCCAATCCAAAGCCTTCACGGATCAGTATCAGCCAGCTCTGTACCTGAATACA TGGGACATTAAAATATATGGAGGTCAGGATGGTTCCTCCAGGATGCCAGGGGCAGAGTTACCAAACTCATTTACCTCCAGCCCTAGATCAACAAGATTTCAGTATTGTGCAGCCTTTAAATTTTCCCCAGTTAAAGGATATCTATCAAGAAGCCTTATCTGA